In Phycisphaerae bacterium RAS2, the DNA window CGACGGGTTTGTGCCGCTGAAAGTCGCGGCGAAATCACCCGGCCTGACGCCGGAGCAGGTTCATTATCTCGCGCACCGCGGCAAGAAGCACGACTGTCACAGCGACATCGTGGCGGACGATGAGGAGGCGAAGCGCGTGCAGCGGGAGTATGTGCAGCTCAAGGCCAATGCATAGAAGTTTACCAAGTTTCGTAGGGTGGGTCGGCCGTATCGACCCACCAAAGAGTGATTGATTGAATAGGCCGATCCGATGCTTCGTCGCTACTTGGCGCAAACTCACCGCGAATCGTCGAAAGTGAGAGTGGGACCATGAACGCTATCTCAATCAAAGAAAAACTCGCCGCCTTCTCCGAACACTGGTCCCCCAAAATCGTCGGCGAACTGAACGGCCAGTACGTCAAGCTCGTCAAGTTTCAGGGCGAATACGTCTGGCACCATCACGCAAATGAAGACGAATTGTTCCTCGTCATCGAAGGCCAAATCGAGATTCACTTTCGCGATCGCGTCGTCACGCTCAACAATGGGGAATTCTGCATCGTGCCGCGCGGCGTCGAGCACAAGCCCGTCGCCGCGAAGGAGGCGTCTGTCCTGCTCTTCGAGCCGGCCGCCACGCGCAACACGGGCAACGTCGATCACGACTACACGATTGAACCCGCCGCGCTGGAGCGGATTTGAGTTCCATTGAGGCGGCTCAACGACGATGCGGCTGGCGCATTAAAAAACCCGGAGCAAATCGCTCCGGGTTCTTGGGATTGCAATTCTATTGGAGCCGCTGTTACCGTCGGCGGCGGGCCAGCGCAACCAGGCCGATGGCCATCAGGCTCAACGTCGCCGGCTCGGGGATGTACATCAGACCGAGCAGGTTGCCGGTGCCGGTCGAGCCGACGAGGTTCGCCTGGCCGGTGGCTCGATCGATCTTGTAAAGGTTGTCGGTTGACGAGTCGACCATGAAAAGGATGTCGGCGTCCCAATCGTAGGCGAGGCCGTGCGGATTCGTCGGGCCATTCAGCGGGCCAATCAGCGTTGCCACTCCGTTTGCTCGGTCGATCTTGTAGAAACTGTCCGTGCCGCTATTGGTCGCGTACAGGATATCGGCGGTCGAGTCATAGCCAAGGTTGGTGAACGATGTCAGGCCGGACGTGCCAACCAGAGTTGCCGCGCCGGTGACCTTGTTAATGTTATAGAGCCCGCCGTTGTGAGACGAAGCGCCATAAAGAATGCCCGTGCTTTCATCATACTCGATGCCGTGCATGACGATGGCTGAATCACCGTAGGCGCCGATCAACGTCGCGTTGCAGGTCGAAATGTTCAGCGAATACACCGAGTCGTTTCCAGTCGACGTCAGGTAGACAACGTTGTTCACCCGGTCGTATGCCAACCCGCCCGTTGTGCCGGCATTGGAACTCACCGTGCAAAGCAGGGTCTTCGCGCCGGTGTTCATATCGATGTCGTAGAGTGACCGATTGCTGTCGACCGCGATAAGCTGCGGCTGGGCCAGCACGGTGGTTGCCCCGATGGCGATGATGGCTCCCGTCAAGGCGAGCAGGGTGGTCGTGTTTCGCATCGCTCTCTCCCTCTCATGAATCGGCCTCGTCCCGGTCACGTTTTGCGTACCCGGTTTGAGGCACCCTTCGATTGATAACGGTATCTTAACCCAAAAAACCCGCAGGTTGCAAGCCCTGGGCTGAAAAATCAGCGATTTCGAGCGGTTTTTGACTCGGCGCCTAAGTGGCGTTGAAATCGTGATTTGGCGGGCTGGATTGCCCCGCCGCCCGTCAGAAACGTGAGAAAACCTGTGCAAGACACCCGCAAAATCACAGACCGCCGCGAGCTGCGATTCCGCACGATTGATGAGGTCCTCGAAGACGTCGACCGAATCGTCGCCTCCGACAAGGCCGGCACGCTCCGCACGTCGGGCAACTGGACCGCGGGCCAGGCACTGGGTCATGTCGCGTCGTGGGCAACTTATCCCTATGAAGGGTTCCCGCTGGGCAAGCCGCCGTGGTTCGTGCGAGTGATTCTCCGCATGATCGGCAAGCGGATTATCCGAAAGGGCATGACGCCGGGCGTGAAGATTCCAAAGGTCCCCGGCGGCACGTTTGGCATCGAAGTGATCAGCACGGAAGAGGGAGCTGCACGGCTGCGCGCGGCCTTCGAGCGCATGAAGCGCGGCGAACCGGCGAAATACGACAGCCCGGCGTGGGGCAACATGACCGATGAAGACCGACTCGGGCTGAACCTGCGCCACGCCGAGTTGCATTTGAGTTTTCTGCATCCTTAGCCTTGCGAGCTTGTCGACAAGCGTGTAGCGTGGCGCATGCGGTGCGGTCCGTTCGGGCATGCACGGCGCGACAGGTCATTTCAGCGGAGTACCAATTATGAGCATGGGACGAATCCTCGGCGCAGGGCTGGCGGGCGGCGTGGCGATGTTTGTCTGGGGCGCGGTGCATCACATGGCGACGCCGTTCGGCGAGATGGGGATGAAGTCGCTGCCGGGCGAGCAGATGATCCTGCCGGCATTGAGATTCTCGATCAAAGAGCCGGGTTTCTACATGTTCCCCGGCATCGAGAAGGAGGACATGAAGGATGAGGCCAAGTGCAAGGAATGGGAAGCTCGTGTGAAGGCGGGGCCGCAGGGCGTCGTCATCTTCAACCCGCACGGCGGCGACGTGATGTCACCGGCTCAACTCGGTCGCGAGTTCGGCAGCAACACGCTGGCATGCCTCGTGCTCGCGATGATCCTCGCGCGGATCGGCGGCGGCAAGGGCACCAAGATGGCGTACGGCCTGCTGGCGGGCCTTTTCGCGTCGCTCTCAATCGACGTTTCGTTGTGGAACTGGTACGGATTCCCTGGCGAAATGGCCGTGGGATCGTTCGTTGAGCAGATCGTGGGGGGAGCGCTGTCGGGCCTGGTCATCGGCCTCGTGCTGGGTCGCGCCAAGCCTTCACCGGCGATGTAGGATTCAGCCGCCCGACGAATTGCGCGACGAGCCGCCGGAGCCGAACCGGCTGTTCGAATTGCGGTTGCCGCTACCGAAGCCGGAGCTTCCGGACCCAAATCCGCCGCCGCTATTGCCGAATCCCCCGGAACCGAAGCCGCCGGAATTTCCAAATCCGCCCGATCCGCCAAATCCACCGCCGCCGAACCCGCCGGAGTTTCCGAATCCGCCGCCGCCAAATCCACCGCCGGAGTTGCCAAACCCGCCGCCAGACTGGCCGAAGCCTGAGCCTTGATTGCCGTTTCGGCCGTTGTTGCGATTGTTGCGCCCGCCGCGACTGCTGCCGCCCATCATGCCCGAGCCGCTTCCGCTCGAGGCCGTGCTGATCGGGCCGGACCCGCGTGACATTCCGGATCGGGAACTGCCGCCCCCGGATCGACTGGATGAGCCGCCTCCGCCGCCGCGCTTCGCGACCGGGTTGCCCATCGGCCGGCTGCTTTCCATCATCTCCGCCATGGCGAACAGTTTGTCCTGTAAGACGAGTGTCAACATCGGAAACTGCGCCGCGCTGGATTCCAGGAAATCGAGCTTCGAGACGCGCGCGTTGGCGGGCGACTCCTTCACGAACGCTTCGTAGGCCCGCACGAACTTCGCGTGCTCGGCGAGCAGCATGGCCCGCTCGCTCGTGTCACCGACGAAATCGCCCGGCAGCACTTCCTGATTCGTCGCGAACCACAGATCGACCGACTGGCGGAAGTCGCCGGGGTTGCGCTCGCGCTCCCATTGATCGACGATCTCGCTGGCCAGGTCGGGGCACATGTCCGCTTCGACGAGCACGTGCTTGACCAGCCGCTCTGACGGGAGGCCTGGCTTCATCAACTCCGCCTGCGTGCCAAGCTGGGACGCGACCTGCTGGTATTGTTGCGATGCCAGTTTGTTCTGTTGAAGCCGTTCGGCCCACGCGCGCGTCGCTTCGGCTGCTTCGTCCGCCTGGCGCGTATGAAGGCTGGTCATGATTTGATCAATCGCCGGTTTCTGGTCGGCATAGACCTGGCCCAGCAGCGATGCGCCGAGCAGTTGACCGCTCATCTGCTTGAGCAGCTCGGGGTTCCGCACGACTTCGCGCGCCGCGGCTTGCAGCACGGGCGGCGCCGATGCAACAGCGGCTTCAACGTTCGGCGCGGCAGCAAGCTGCGACAGCACTTCGGGAAACTGCGCGAGTTGGAGCGCGGCCGATTGCGTTTCGGCGGGGTAGGTCAGAAGCTTGGTGAAGAGATCGCGGGCATTCTGGCGGGCGACGTCGAGTCGCGCGTCGATCTGCGACGTGACGAAGGCGAGTTCCTGCCCGCGCGTGATCGGTGCGAGAGCGAGCAGGATAACAACGGCGGCGATTGCGGTTCTGGAACGCATAAGTCGTTACTCCACAAGCGTGTAGGGCACTTCCTTCTTATCGTCGGCCGGCCGGGGTGGAATCCAAGCGCGAGCAACCCCACGGGTATTTTATACCGTCGGGCAATGGATTCGTTTCAAAATGCCTGACTAATCACCCCCTCGCATGCAGCCGATACAAGAAGTGTGGTTCATCGCTAACTCTATCGATTCCAGCGAGTTAGGCGACAGCACCACGAAAGGACGATGCGACAATGGGTATTGCCTGTGCCCCGATCAATCTTTTTGCCGGGATTCTCCAATTGACTCTGGAAGTATTCTATTTCTTCATGCAGCTCATCGGCTTCGGGCCGACGCCGGTGGTGAGCGACGTGATCGGTTCGATCTTTGGCTGCAACTTGATGTAGGGGCGATAGATCAATGCCGGAGCAGGCATTACGCACCGGGCTTGGAGGTCGGTGCGGAAGATGCCGACGGGTGAGGATGCTCCGATCCGCCCTGATCGGTCACCGAGTCGGGCGATTCCGAGACGGGCCTGCCGAACTCCTGGACCCAGTAGATTCCCAGATCGCCGCCGATTTTCACCGAGATGCCGATTTCGGTGTAGGCGGCGTCGAGGATGTTCGCGCGATGCCGGGGCGAAGCCATCAATTCCGCCATGGCGGCATCCACGGTGGGCTGACCTGCGGCGAGGTTCTCCCCGATTTTCCAGAAGGCGTAGCCGAAATTGGCAGCGCGGACATCCAGCGTTGATCCTTCGAACGGGTCGCGATGGCTGAAGAACGCGCCCTCGATCAAGCGACAGGCGTAGAAATCGGCAATCTGTTCGAGATCATTCGACGGACGCAGCGGCGACAGATCGCGTTTGGCCCGCTCTCGGTTGATGGCGTCGAGCATGGCGCTGACCAGCCGCGCGCCGTCGGGGGGATCCATGCAGGAGTCGGGAAAGAGCGCGCGGGCAGCCGTCGCCGCGGGCTTCATTTCGGAGCGGGAAAGCGGCAACACGCCGTCTTCACAACCAGCCGCCAGCATGAGCGGGCCGATCGCAAAGGGCACTCGCGCGATGTGTCTGATGGCAGTCCGGGTCACGTCGCCTCGCCTGTTGCACAGGCCACCGGTCAACCGAGCGGGCCAATGCAACCACTGTCGTAGACTTCAACGGCACTCACGGCCCAATCGTTCGTTTCTTCGACACAAAGGCCGTAATCCCTTCTCGAATTAACTATTCTATCGGTCGCTGGGCCGGGCGGTTCACTCAAAGGGGCTGCAATTCTTAATTCAATCTGCCAAAAGGAATTACGACGGCGGGCGCGGCCTGTTGGCAACATGGCTTGGCACTATACTCCGCCGGAGGGCCGGAAAGTTGAAACGGGCGGTTTCCACCATGTCGTGGAGCATGAAAGACACGATCCATCTGGTCTCGAATCGAGCCCGCCAGGCAGACTTGTCATTGGGCGCCCGACGCCGCTCGATGATCGCGGACCAACTCATGGCGCGGGGGATTCGAGACCCGAGCGTGCTGGAGGCGATGGCATCGATTCCGCGCGAGGCGTTTGTCCCGACTCACCTGTTTGACCGGGCATACGAAGATTGCGCGCTGCCATCTGAAGCGGGCCAGACCATCTCGCAACCCTTCATCGTGGCGTACATGACGGAATGCCTGCGCCTGGAACCCCATCATCGCGTGCTCGAGATCGGAACCGGCACGGGATACCAAACCGCAATTCTCGCCCGGCTGGCTGCCGAGGTCTTCACGGTCGAGCGATTGGGGGCGTTGTCGCATCATGCCATGATCCGACTGGCGGGACTGGAAGCACGTAACGTCCGGATGCGCGTGGGTGATGGGACGCTGGGCTGGACGGAGCGATCGCCGTTTGACCGCATCCTTGTGACAGCCGCCGCGCCGACGGTTGTCCTGCCATTGGTTGAACAACTCGCCGTGGGGGGCCGTATGGTGCTTCCGATCGGCCCGGAAGATCGGCAGCATCTTGTTGCAATAGACAAGTTGCCGAACCGATATGTCGAGACGCCGCTGCTGCCTGTGGTGTTTGTCCCGTTGGTGGGGGAAGCCGGCTTTGCCGAATTAGTCTTGAAGCACGGCGGGTAACTCACCGTCTTGTTTGCGACCGGCAAGGCAGGGGCGTGCTCCGCTTGCTGGGCTGGACGATATCATTCAGACTACGACCGCAAAGAGACCGGGGGGCCGGGCCGATCGGACCGCCTCGAGAGCAGCGCAGCGAAAGGAAGACGCCATGTCGTTTTCACGTCGATTGTCGGTGGCCGGCTGGGTGATGGTGCTCCTGTTGACGGGGAGCGCGTGGTCGCGTGCGGAGGACGGGCCGGAAGCCGGCGATCGCGCGGCGCGATTTCGTGAGGACATGAAGAAGACGATCCAGACCGCGCGGGACAAGGTCTTCCCCGCGTTGGTGAACATTCATGTCGTCACCGTGAATTACTGGGACGGCAAGGAGCAGAAGGGGCGCTCGGTCGGCAGCGGCACAATCATCTCCGCCGAGGGTCACATCATCACGAATCAGCATGTCACGAGCCAGGGGAAGCGATTTCGCTGCACGCTCGCCGACAAACAGGAGATTCCGGCGACGCTGGTCGGGGAGGATCCGCTGACGGACCTGGCCGTGATTAAGCTTGATCTGTCTAAATTGAAGAGTCCGGGCACGCCACTGCCGACGGCGAGCTTCGGGAATTCGGACGAAATCGAGGTCGGCGATCATGTGATGGCAATGGGATCGCCGCTGGCGCTCTCGCGATCGGTCACGCTGGGGATCGTGTCGAACACCGAGCGTGTCTTCACCGGGAACGATGAAAGCGAAATGGAGCTGGAGGACGGTCAGCGCACGGGTTTGTTCACACGGTGGATCCAGCACGACGCGTTGATTCACCCCGGCAACAGCGGCGGTCCGCTCGTGAACCTCAAGGGCGAGATCATCGGCATCAACGAACTGGGCGGCAATTCCATCGGCTTCGCGATCCCCAGCACGCTCGCGGCGCACGTGACGCGGCAGTTGATTGATAAAGGCGAGGTGGCGCGGAGCTGGATCGGCGTGAGCTTCAAGTCAATCGAAAAGACGGGCCTGGAAAAAGGCGTGCTGGTCAATTCGATCGTGAAGGGCGGCCCGGCTGACAAGGCGGGAATTCAGGCGGGCGATGTGTTGCTTCGCCTGAACGGCGACGCGGTGACGATTCGATTTGCCGAGGAGATACCGCCGCTCATGAAGCGGCTGGCGGACCTGCCGATCGGCTCGGAATTGCGCACGTCGTACGATCGCAGCGGGGCCGTGAGCGACGCCGTGATCGTGACCGAAAAGCTGCAGAAGGACCGCGGCGATGAAACGGCGCTTCGCTCGTGGGGGCTGACGGTGCGGGAGATTACCGAGAAGCTGGCGCGCGACCGCAAGTTCGAAAGCACGCGAGGTGCGTTTGTCAGCAGCGTGCGTTCGGGTGGACCGGCAGCGCTGGCCGAGCCGTCAATCGCGTATGGCGACGTCATTCTCCGAATTGATGACAAGCCCATTGAGTCACTGTCGGGGCTGGTGGATGCATACAAGACAATCATGAAGGCCGAGTCGCTGCCCGAGTATTTGCTGGTGGAATTTGATCGCGAGGGGAAAAAGCAGCTCACGTTGATCAAGCCGAAGCCGGAAGACGATGAAGATCCGCCGCGCGAAGTGCCCAAGGCGTGGATCGGCGTAGCGACCCAGCCGGTGCTGGACAAACTGGCGAAGAAACTGGGTCAGCCGCAGGGCACGGGTTTCCGAATTACGCGCATTTATCCGAAGACGGCCGCCGCGGAGTCGAGCCTGCGCGTGGGCGACATCATCCTGAAGGTGGCCGACACGCGTGTGCAGCCGCGCGGCATGCAGGACGCCGGCCTGTTCGCGCGACAGGTGCGCCGCATGACGATTGACCAAAAAGTGGATTTGTCGGTGTTGCGCGATGGGCAGGTCATGACCGTTCCCGTGACACTGGAGCGCACGCGGCCGACGCAGGACGAGGCGCGCAAGGAGAAGAACCGAGACTTCGAGTTTTCCGTGCGCGAGGTGACGTTTTTCGACCGCGACGAGAACCGCTGGGATGAGACCACCAAGGGCGTCATCGTGACACAGGTTGAGTCCGCCGGCTGGGCGGGTCTGGGCGGGCTGGATTCGGACGACCTGATCCAGCGGATCGAAGGGCAGGAGATCAAAGGGCTGAAGAGTTTCCGTCGCGTGATGGAGGAGGTCACCAAGTCGCAGCCGAAGCGCGTGGTGATGGTCGTGTTGCGCGGCGTGCAGACGCGATTCTTGTACATCGAACCGGAGTGGAAGCCGGTCTTGAAGGAAGGTGACGACGAGGCCAGCAGTCAACCCGCCGGCGGGGTTGGTGCAACGGGCACAACGCAACCGTCGGACGAGGACTAAACATGCGACATCGAATAGGGTTTTCCGCCATGGTGTTTGCCCTGGCGTGGTCAGCCGTGACGACGAGCGCGGTGCGCGCCGATGAGGGCGCGATGCTGCGCGACGCGGCGACGAAGTTCGCGGCGCCGTTCGTGACCATTAAGTTCGTACTCAAGATGGAAGGACAATTCGGCGACCGCGAAAACGAGACTGAGGCGACCGGAGTCATGATCGAACCGGACGGCCTCGTTCTGGCTTCGAGCAGCCAGTTGGGCACGCCGCGGTTCATGCGGCAGTTCGGCAACGCGCGGCCGACGGATTTGAAAGTGCTGATCGGTGACGACACGGAGGGCCTGCCCGCAACGGTCATGGCGCGGGACACGGAACTGGACCTCGCGTGGGTGAAGCTCAAGGAGCCGTCGAAGAAGAAGCTGGAGTACATGGACCTCACAAAGTCGGGCAAGCCGCAGGTGGGCGATTCGCTCGTGTTCCTGCGTCGCATGGGCAAGTACTTCGATCGTGCGGTGACGGTCGGGCAGTTCCGCGTTGCGGGCAAGACGACCAAGCCGCGTGAGTTGATTGTTCCGGGCGGTGGGGCATCCCTGGAGCCGGGTCTGCCCGCGTTCACGTCGCAGGGCGAGGTGGTTGGATTTGTCGTGCTTCAACTGCCGGATGCGGAGGAGTTGGAGAGCAATTTCGGGGCGTTTGCCGGGCTTGGGAGGGACATTGGCTCGGGCCTGATTCTCCCCACGGCGGATGTCATCAGAGCGACCGAGCGGGCGAAGCGCGGCGAAATCAAGGGCGACGCGGAGGAAGCGGCCGCCGCGAAGTCGGACGCCAAGAAGAAGCCGGTCGATGATGAGGATGAAGACGAAGCCGGCGAAAAGGATGCCAAGCCGGCCCCACAGCCGAAGAAGCCCGCAAACGACGACGAGGACGAAGAAGACGAGTAGCCAATTCGCGGCGAGACTTCGTCAGGCGCGGGATGCGGCCATCGCGCGGTTTTCTGCGATGGCATCGCGCACTTCCTGCATGACAACGTCGCCGTGGATCACGCCGTCGCGAAACGTGACGACACGCTGGGCGTGCGCGGCGATGTCCATTTCGTGCGTGACGACGGCAATGGTCAGGCCGGTGTCGCGGTTCAGTTCCTGCATGAGTGCCATGATCTCGACGCTGGTTCGGCTGTCGAGGTTGCCGGTTGGTTCGTCGGCGAGGAGCAGGACAGGGCGCGTGACCAGCGCCCGGGCCACCGCGACGCGCTGCTGCTGCCCGCCGGAAAGCTGATTCGTGTGATGGTGTGAGCGGTCGGCCAGCCCGACGCGGTCGAGCATCTCGGCGGCCAGCCTGCGGCGCTCGCGCCGAGAGACGCCCTGATACGTCAAGGGCAAAGCGACGTTGTCGAGCACGGTCGTGCGCGAGAGCAGATTGAAGCTTTGAAACACGAAGCCGATCTTTCGGTTGCGCAGCGCCGCCAATTCGCGTTTCGACAGTCCGGCGATGTCCACGCCGTCAAGCATGTACAAGCCGCGATCGGGCCGATCGAGGCAGCCGAGCAAGTGCATGAACGTGGACTTGCCCGAACCGCTGGGCCCCATGATGGCGAGGAACTGGTGGCGCGGGACATCAATGCTGACGCCGCGCACGGCCGGCACGGCGATGTCGCCGACGTAGTAGGTCTTATGCACGTCGTGCGTGTGGATCAGCGCGGCGCCGCCGGAGCGATGCGATGGGGTCGAATCGGGCATGACTAACCTCGCGGCGGGCGCATGGAGCGTGACGGGTCGGGTCGGGCGCCGCCGGGGCCGCCCATCGCGCGATCCGTGATGACCAGCATGCCCTCTTTGACGCCGTCGCCGCGCACTTCCGTGAAGACGCCGTCGCTCAATCCGGTCTCCACTTCAATCGGCTTTGCCTCGCCTTTTTCGGGGATGTACAGACGTGGCTTGCCGATCCTGCCGCGGAGGATTCCAGCTGTGCCGGGGGCGGGTGGATTAGGGTCGAATCGCAGTGCCGCGTTGGGAACGCGGAGGGCGCCGGCGGCCTTGGCGACCTCGAAGGTGACGTTGGCGGTCATGCCGGGGCGCAGGGCGAGGTCGTCGTTGAACACCTCGATCAGGGTGACGTAGGTCACGACGCCATCGACAATTGTAGCATTGTAGCGAATCTGCGAAATCTTGCCGGTAAACGTGCGCTTGGGGTAAGCATCGACCGTGAAGATCGCCGGGCCGTTTTCCTGGATCAGGCCGATGTCCGACTCGGCGACGTTGGCGTTGACCTGCATGTGCTTCAGGTCGTTGGCGATGATAAACAGCTCCGGCGCCTGCAACGAGGCCGCGACGGTCTGCCCCACGTCGATCGTGCGAGAGATGACCACGCCGTCGATTGGCGAGCGAATCTTGGTTCGCGCCAGGTCCACCTGCACCGCGCCGAGAATAGCCTCGGCCGACTTCACGCTTGCCTGTGCGCCCTGCCAGACCGCGCGGGCCGCTTCTTCCGCCGCGACGGCCACGAGCAGCTCGTTTTCGCTGGCGTTCTGCGCCTCGGCCAGCTTCTCAATGCGAGCGCGCTCGCGGGCCGCGTCCTTGTGGCGAACCAGCGACTCCGCCTCGCGCGCTCGGGCCAGCGCCAAATCGGCTTCGGCCTGCTGAACGGCGGTTTCAAAGCGGTCGGGCTCCAACTCGGCGAGCAAATCGCCTTCCTTCACAACGGCGTTGAAATCGGTGTACCAGCGGTGAATCTTGCCACTGACCTCCGAGCCGACGATGACCTTGGTTACCGGGTCGATGGTTCCCGTCGCGGAGATTGTCTGAACGACATCCCCCCGGTCGATCTCGCGCGTCATGAAAGCGGAAGCCCCGTCGCCGTGGGCCAGCCGGCTGTACCCGAACCAGCTCCCTGCGCCGACCACGACCACCGCCGCCAACATACCCAGCGTTTTCATTCGATTCCCTGTGCTCACTCGAAACCCGTGCCCGCGCGCTACCCTTTGCCCCGCACGAGAACTCCACTCACTCCAGCGGCGGAATTATAAGGCGCGACTTTCACGTCGGCTAATCGTCAGAACAACGTCTCGCGGCCGTACTGGCCTCCGAAGAGCAGGTCGTACTGCAACAGGCGGTATTCGCGCAGCCACTCGCCTTGCTCGTCCGGCCGCTGTGGGTTGAATCGTCCTGCGCCGTCAACTTGGAACATACCGGTGAGCACGGGCCATTGACGCGACAGATCGTTCAGGAAGTTGTGGAACGGTGGGAGCGGTTCGTTGAGCAGGGAGAAAACTCGCGGACCGAGAAACTTGATTGACAACTCGGGCACTGCAATCGCGCCGCGGCGCGTGTCGTGGATCAGAATCGGCACCTGGCGAATTCGGTATTGCTCCTCCGGGGTCAGGCTTTCGGTCGCGGGATCGAGGAAGCCCGTGGCTCGATAGACGCCAAAGTGGTTGCCCAGCACGGGCAGGTGATCGCCGAAGAAGACCAGCACCGAAGGGCGCTCGCGTTTCTCCAAGTTGGCGATCAGCCATTCGAGGGCCGCGACGGATTCGCGCGCGCCTTGCGAATATCGCAGCAGCAGATCGCGATCTTCCTCCTCGAGCATGTCGGCCTGGATGGTCAGCGGCTCGTCGGGATGGGCGCCGGCCAGATAGGGCCAGTGATTCTGCATGGTCACGGCGAAGATGAATGTCTCGGATTTGGCCTGATCCAGGATGGACGCGACTTCGCGCATCAACGTTGCATCGGTGACATAGGTGCCCTTTCGCTGCGGCTCGACAAGATCGTCCTCACCGATGAATCGGGAGAATCCCAGAAGGGGATACACGCGGTCGCGGTTCCAGTACCACTTGAAATACGGGTGAATCGCCACGGCATCGTATCCGCGCCGCCCGAGCAGGCTTGCGAGCGACGGAATCTCATGCATGACGTATTGCTGATACGGATTGGCCCCGGCCGGCAAGGGCGTCAGGCTCAAGCCGGTGAGAAACTCGAATTCGACGTTGGACGTCTGGCCGCCGAATGAGGGTGAGACGGCCGTTTGAATTCTGCCGCCGGGACTGCGCGCGCGCAGCGCCGCCAGGGGATCCGACGAAAACACGACGCCGGGCAGGAGCATCGGATCCCAGAACGCCTCGCTCATGATGACGACCAGGTTGGGGCGCAGCGGCGAGGGCTGTGTCGCGGGGCTCGCCGGTGTGCCGTTGGTTCCGGCAGACGTCGCAACCAGTGCATCGGCTCGCGCGCGAATGGTCTCTGCAAGACCCATGATGCGCGGGGCGCTGTAA includes these proteins:
- the ltaS gene encoding Lipoteichoic acid synthase, whose protein sequence is MEHGSPQSPPPAETRVGEGTPPANSSLNAAVGRASLPSPARPSLLRRIIGPPVRILMFCIVAMFATEAIARNSLVTPFQWVWSHPVEAGLNVVTILALLLIGWMLLGRLRLGAMLAIAVAFFVGLGSAIKGQTLGEPLFPWEIFLAKQVTHLPGLFTDAASLTGWEGLSLAILLFACAWSVIKLPRGRAKLRYRLLPGLLAAVWPYAMVFYSDTPLRNWYRLVPWDQPENYRINGQLVSFASNARLCLIKRPADYSAPRIMGLAETIRARADALVATSAGTNGTPASPATQPSPLRPNLVVIMSEAFWDPMLLPGVVFSSDPLAALRARSPGGRIQTAVSPSFGGQTSNVEFEFLTGLSLTPLPAGANPYQQYVMHEIPSLASLLGRRGYDAVAIHPYFKWYWNRDRVYPLLGFSRFIGEDDLVEPQRKGTYVTDATLMREVASILDQAKSETFIFAVTMQNHWPYLAGAHPDEPLTIQADMLEEEDRDLLLRYSQGARESVAALEWLIANLEKRERPSVLVFFGDHLPVLGNHFGVYRATGFLDPATESLTPEEQYRIRQVPILIHDTRRGAIAVPELSIKFLGPRVFSLLNEPLPPFHNFLNDLSRQWPVLTGMFQVDGAGRFNPQRPDEQGEWLREYRLLQYDLLFGGQYGRETLF